The sequence CGACCACTGTTATGACGAAAAGCAGGAACGGGAAGGCGAAGATAACGTTTATGAGCCACGACACGATATCGTCCACGAGCCCGCCGTAATAGCCCGCGAGCGCTCCCAGGGTCGTCCCGATGACCACGGATATGACGGTCGCGGCCACTGCGAGCCGGAGGGATATGCGCGTGCCGTATACGACCCGCGAGAAAACGTCCCGACCGTACAGATCCGTCCCGAACCAGTGTTTCAAGCTCGGAGGGGAGAGCTGCGCCGGAGGCCCCTCCGTCCACATGAGCTGCTCGATGGGGTCGTAGGGCGCTATCCAGGGCGCGAAGATGGCGCAGAACACCACAAGGAGCACGAGCGACAGCCCAAGCATCGCGGACTTGTTTCTTCGTAGCCGCAGCCAGGCGTAATACCATAGGCTCCTGCCAGCTTCCTCGCGGGCTGGTTTGTTAGCCCCGCGCCCTGTGCCTGGCGCGGCGGAAAGAGGCGTTGACCTTGCAGGAGCCGGAGCGGGCACCGTTTTCTGCATTCTCCCGAACACCCCTACTCATACCGTATTCTCGGGTCAAAGAGCGCGTAGGAAAGGTCGACGACAATGTTCACCGCGACGAAAACAACGGCCATAAAAAGCACTTCGCCGCGGAGGATAGGAAAGTCGCGGTTAACCACCGCCTCCACGGCCATCCGCCCGATCCCTGGCCAGCAGAATATGGTCTCGGTCAAGACAGCGCCGCTCAGGAGGTTCGCAGTGTCCACGCCTATCACCGTGACCACGGGGATCATCGCGTTGCGAAGGGCGTGTTTCCAAACGACCACCTTCTCTGGAAGCCCCTTGGAGCGTGCCGTTCTGACGTAGTCCTGGCGTATAACCTCCAACATGCTCGACCGGGTGATCCTGGCGATGAG is a genomic window of Bacillota bacterium containing:
- a CDS encoding ABC transporter permease; amino-acid sequence: MQKTVPAPAPARSTPLSAAPGTGRGANKPAREEAGRSLWYYAWLRLRRNKSAMLGLSLVLLVVFCAIFAPWIAPYDPIEQLMWTEGPPAQLSPPSLKHWFGTDLYGRDVFSRVVYGTRISLRLAVAATVISVVIGTTLGALAGYYGGLVDDIVSWLINVIFAFPFLLFVITVVAYLPPSDTLVYTVIGAISWIQIGRIVRGQVMAIKETEFVQAAIASGASDTRVIFRHILPNVVAPVIVSATLGMGGIVMLEAGLTFLGFGTQPPTPSWGYEISRGQEYLLAGKWWWSVFPGIAICLTVLGFNLFGDGLRDALDPRLKQ